One window of the Ureibacillus sp. FSL W7-1570 genome contains the following:
- a CDS encoding polysaccharide deacetylase family protein, giving the protein MLLFGLLIPAPQTLAKEYHWGFTKAKDGNPPDAGAEFERLLREYGAFYRGNPEKKVIYLTFDNGFEAGHTEQILDTLKKEKVKATFFLTGHYLTSASDIVKRIVKEGHTIGNHSDKHPNMARLTREGMLKEWQNFDKKLKEITGIERTYYVRPPEGVFSTELLEVGNEHGYTHIFWSIAFRDWDTDQKKGAEYAYNELVKQLHPGAIILMHTVAEHNADALPDFIKEAKRQGYTFGTLDELVFDYLVDEMFWGEAS; this is encoded by the coding sequence ATGTTGCTTTTTGGTTTGTTGATTCCGGCACCTCAAACGTTGGCGAAGGAATATCATTGGGGGTTTACAAAAGCCAAAGATGGAAACCCACCGGATGCAGGTGCTGAATTTGAGCGATTATTGAGGGAGTACGGGGCATTTTACCGGGGAAATCCGGAGAAAAAGGTAATTTATTTGACTTTCGATAACGGATTTGAGGCGGGTCATACGGAGCAAATTCTTGATACATTAAAAAAGGAAAAAGTAAAAGCAACTTTTTTCCTAACTGGGCATTATTTGACAAGCGCATCGGATATCGTAAAACGGATAGTAAAGGAAGGGCATACAATCGGCAACCATTCCGACAAACATCCGAATATGGCGAGATTGACCCGTGAAGGCATGTTGAAGGAATGGCAGAATTTCGATAAAAAATTAAAGGAAATCACAGGGATTGAACGGACTTATTACGTTCGTCCACCGGAAGGCGTTTTCAGCACCGAGCTGTTGGAGGTTGGCAATGAACATGGCTATACCCACATTTTCTGGTCCATCGCATTTCGCGATTGGGATACGGATCAAAAGAAAGGTGCAGAATATGCATATAATGAGCTGGTCAAACAGCTGCATCCCGGTGCCATTATTTTGATGCACACTGTCGCTGAACATAATGCGGATGCATTGCCGGATTTTATTAAAGAAGCGAAACGGCAAGGATATACTTTCGGAACTTTGGATGAGTTGGTGTTTGATTATTTGGTGGATGAAATGTTTTGGGGAGAAGCTTCTTGA
- the ribE gene encoding 6,7-dimethyl-8-ribityllumazine synthase, producing the protein MGKVFEANLVGTGLKIGIVVGRFNEFITSKLLDGALDGLKRHGVDEANIDVAWVPGAFEIPFIAKQMAETGEYDAVIGLGTVIRGSTTHYDYVCNEAAKGIAQVSLQTNVPVIFGVVTTENIEQAIERAGTKAGNKGYDAAVSAIEMANLKKMFK; encoded by the coding sequence ATGGGAAAAGTATTTGAAGCAAATTTAGTCGGAACAGGATTAAAAATCGGAATCGTGGTGGGACGATTCAATGAATTCATCACTTCCAAACTGTTGGATGGAGCTTTGGATGGATTAAAACGCCATGGGGTGGATGAGGCAAACATCGATGTGGCATGGGTGCCTGGCGCTTTTGAAATTCCGTTTATCGCAAAACAAATGGCTGAAACGGGAGAGTATGATGCGGTCATCGGCTTGGGAACGGTCATCCGGGGATCCACAACCCATTACGACTATGTCTGCAATGAGGCGGCAAAAGGCATCGCCCAAGTTTCTTTGCAAACGAATGTGCCGGTGATTTTCGGTGTTGTGACAACGGAAAATATTGAACAGGCCATTGAACGGGCCGGAACAAAAGCGGGCAACAAAGGATATGATGCCGCAGTTTCTGCCATCGAAATGGCGAATTTGAAAAAGATGTTTAAATAA